From the Edaphobacter bradus genome, the window GCGGATGGGCTGGACGACGCCGATCTCATTGTTCGCAAACATGATCGAGACGAGGATCGTCTTGTCGTCGATGGCGCGCTTGAGGTCTTCGATGTCGATTAGGCCGTCGTCCCCGACAGGCAGGTACGTCACGCGGTAGCCCTGCTTCTCGAGCTTCTTGCACGTGTCGAGTACGGCCTTGTGCTCGGTGACCTGCGTGATGATGTGGTTGCCACGCTCGCGGTACATCTCCGCGATGCCCTTCAGCGCCAGGTTGTTCGACTCCGTCGCGCCGGAGGTGAAGATGATCTCCTTGGCGGTCGCGCCGATCATCTTCGCCACCTGCTCGCGGGCACGCTCGACGGCCTTCTCGGCCTCCCAACCGAAGGAGTGGTTGCGGCTGGCTGCATTGCCGAAGGTCGAGGTGAAGTACGGCATCATCGCCTCAAGCACGCGCGGATCGAGCGGCGTCGTCGCGTGGTTGTCCATGTAGATCGGCAGATGCACACCCTCAGGCAATGACTTCGATGACTCCGTAACCACGACTCCAATTCCGTTTCCATTGGTGCTCATATCGTTCCCACTCCCATTTGTTCGTCTCAAACTTGTGTGCTGCCTGTGCCTTCGCTAAATCGCAATACTCACCAGACCGCCGCCAACCGGCGCTGCCGGATGTTCAGCCTCGCTGGTCTCCACCAGGTCTGCAATATAGATACCGCTCAGCAGCTCTTTGATGCTGTCGTTCACCTTGCGCAATGGTTCTTTGATGGTGCAGGTGCTTGTCAGGTCGCAGGCTCCGTGAATCGTGATGCAGCTTGTAATAAAAAGCGGACCGTCGATCACGCGGATGACCTCAACCGCCGAGATCTCTGTGGCAGGTTTCGCCAGAGCGTATCCGCCGTTGGTGCCGGCATGCGAGACCAGCAGTCGGGCCTTGGCCAGCGTCTGCAGGATCTTCGCCAGAAGCTGCGGCGGAATGTGGTACGCCTCCGCGATGTCCTTGGCGCTGTGGGCGCTGCCGCCCTTCTGCTCCGCCAGGTACTTCAGAGCCATCAGGCCGTAATCCGCTTTTTTGGTAAGCCTAAGCATGATTGCGTTGCGGATGTCGAATGCCGACAATTCCAGTCCTAGATAGTGTACGTCGATCAGGGCCATCAGGCAACCGGCTTTCTCGCAGCGACCTCCGTTCCCGGCAGAAGATTCGGCCACTTTTGTGCTTCTGAATTACGGCCGAAAAAACGTGCTCAAACCCTGTTGACAAGGCATCTTTGGACGGGCAGAATCCTTCCCATCACTAACTCCCCGTCATGACTGCCACCTGCAAACACCCTATCGTGAAGATCGTCTCCCGGGACGAGGACGCTGAGTTTGTCGAATGCCAGAGCTGCGGAGAAATCTTTGATTCCGCAGAGTTTAGCGACATCGCCATCGAAGAGGAAGAAGGGGTCGAGACCCCCGACGATTAGCCCATCCGGCTCACTCCGCGGCTTGGAGATTCTCCCGTGCCGCAAGTGTGTGTCTCTCCGCCCGACGCTAAACTGCGGTCGGCTGCTGGGAGTTCACCCGCCGAATCACGATCCACGCGTACTGCGCGGCCGACACCGGCGCCAGCACCGCAATCGCCCGCAGCAGCCCATCCCGCACTGCCGCCAGGTGAAGCGACGAAGACAGCCGCTCAATCATCACTACGACCACACCGGTGATCTGCACCAGCGTATTGAACTTGCCGAGAATGCTAGGCCGGAAGTCCCGCAGCGTGCTCGTAGCAAATAGCAGCGTCGAGATCAACAGAATCCCCAGGTCGCGGCTGAACACCAGCACAGTCACGTAGCGCGGAATCAGCCCCACGTGCGTCAGCACCACAAAAAGCGTGCTCAAAAGCAGTTTGTCCGCGATCGGATCAAGATACTGTCCCAGCGTCGTCCGCTGGCTCAGCCACCGGGCCAGCAGCCCATCCAGGGCATCGCTCAGGCCGGCCAGCATAAAAAGCCCAAACGCGACTCGGTAGTTGTTATCGAGTATCTCGATGACGAGGAAAGGAATAATAAACAGCCGCATCAGCGTGAGCAGATTCGGCGCGGCTCGAAATTGATCAAGGAAAGTCACGTACGGCAGGCAGGTTCATCCTACCATTGTCACATTGCCAAATCGCTTTCGGCTCGATTTGCCGGGAACCGCCCGGGACATATACACTCAACAGAGCGGGAACGCCTCCCAGGCGCCGCTTCCCCATGGCATTGCTCCTCTGGAACCACGGACGAAGCAGATGCGATCGGGAAAAGATTACAGGCGCGTAGCTCAGTTGGTTAGAGCGCTACCTTGACACGGTAGAGGTCAGCGGTTCGAATCCGCTCGTGCCTACCACTCAAATCATTGAATACACAGGGAGCCCAGGGGCGGCTCTGGCTGTGTTGCGGCCAACTCGTCACCATTCGTCACCAATTGCGACATTCTTTCGACCGCCGCACGCTGATGGCTGGGAATGGGTTGCGTGTAGATATCCATGGTCGTGGACATGTGTGCGTGCCCTAGCTGCGCCTGAGCCTCCTTGGGAGAGGCTCCCACGTGCGAGAGCAGGGTTGCGTGAGTCCGTCGGAGGGTATGCCAACTGAGCCAGGGACTGCCGATCTGCTTGCCCGCCGGTTTGATGAAGCGGGAGAGCAGAGTGCAGTCGCTGAAGGGCATACCCGTACGGGTAGGAAATACCAGTCCATCCCGCTGCGGAGAGGCGTCGTAATGACGTCGGAGAGCCGCCGCGAGGGGTGGTGGTAGGGGTAGGGTACGTTTGCTGCCTTTGGTCTTCGGCGATCCAATCGAACCGCGATAGGCGGCCTGTTGAATCCGAATCTCCCGCTTGAGGAAATCCACGTCCTGCCAGCGCAGGCCGAGAATCTCCCCGACGCGCAGACCGGCATGAATGCCGACCTGGGCCATCGTTCGAATCGGTTCCGGAAGCACGGCCAACAACTTTTGGCACTGCTCCCAGGTCAATGCGTTTTTCTCGCGGACTTCGACCTTCTCCGGTAAATCGATTCCGGTCGCAGGATTGTCCCCCGCGAAATGTCCCCACTTCTTCGCACAAGCAAAGATCTTCGACATAAGGTTGCGGAGATGGTTGCAGACCTCCCATCCCGAACCAGAATCGAATTTGCTGAGCACGAAGGATTGGATATCGAGGGTTGAGATATCGCACAAACGTTTCTGACCAAATGCAGGTTTGAGGTGATAGTTGAGCGTGGTTTGATAGCGTTTCCGCGTGGATTGCTTCAGTGTCGGCAACGCATTCGGGACGAAGTATCTTTCGATAAAGTCCGCGAAGGTGATCGTTGCCAGTGGGGTCAGTTTGCCTTGATTCAACGGAAGCAAGAACTCCATAGCAAGTTTTTGGGCTTGCTTGCGAGACAAGTCGGCAACGTAACCGAGAATCTTCGATTCCCGTTTGCGGCCGATCTTGCCATCCGTTGTTAGGTAATCCGCCCACCATTGAAGCTCCCACACGGGGTGCCGCTTGCCACGTTTACGAATACTTCCCGTTTGATAACGTCGGCGAGCCAAGTCTTGCCAGCCTCCTTGCTGGGTTGACCTGCCTTGCCTTTCCGTACCGGGAATTATACGTATCATTCGCTTTCTGGATAGGTATCAATTTGCTATCGCGATACCTTTGATCTCGGTTTGGGATACGTATCGCGTGCTGCATGTTGATACGTATCGACGTGTCGTGAAAACGTTCAAATAAACGATTGGAACGAATGTTTGAGCGTCTTTTTAGGACCTAAAGACGTATTCGCGGTGCTGTGATAAACGTTTGTCGAATCGATTGGAACGAACGTTTCGAACGTTGCGTTCGCAGTGCCATCAGAACGTTTTGCTAGAAAGGTACGTCGTCCTCTGTGACGGCCACGTTGTGTTGATTCGTATTCGTTTCAGGGGCCGCGTCGTCAACCATGACAGTGAACGCCTTTGGATAGCTCCAACCCGCCTGGACAGACTTGCTCTTGTCTTCGCCGTCATAGCGAACGGCAATGTCCTTGCCGATATCGGCGGGGCTCAAAAATACGTTCAACCGAGAGGAACCCTTGAACCGAATAACCTCCCCTAACTTCGTTCCGCGCACCGTGTAAACCAAACCGATACCATCGCGGTAACGTACCGACTCGATTTTCAGAAGACGGCCCTGAACGGTCAAACCTTCGTTCTCCTGGCTCCAATCAATCTCAACTATCTTGCGTTCGATCAACCCCATATATCCCCTCCGTGGGTAAGTGAACTGCCGCGACAACTCCCCTGCCGCCCTCGCGTCAGTCGCAATAACCAACGCCCGTCTTCGCCCATCTCCACGTCATGCATCGCATAAACGCCAAGACGTTCAAACTTGTTTTTTCCGCAGTCGCATCGCAGAAACGCCGCCGCCGTCGCCCCTGGCGAAACCTTTGTGTCGAGGCCTGCCGCCGCCAACGCGTCAATGTCTTCCTGGGTGATCGGAGCTTCAAGCTTGGAATTGAAGTTGTAGAACGTGCCGAACGTCTGGATTACGCGCACACCGCGCACGGCCCGCAAAAACTCTTCAACGGCCTGGGGAATATCCAGGAACCGAGAAGACTTCGTAACGTACTTGATGACTTCATAAACCGCGTTATCGCCTTTGACGGGCCGCAAGTGAGTCACGCGTCGAAAGCGACGGTTCCAGTCCTGAGAGTGTGCGTTTGCTGCGCTCTCCCGCAGCCACCGCTCAAACTCACTCCGCTTGTAATGTTTGCGGGCCTCCTTGGATACCGATCGGAGCCAAGCAAACTCAATCATGCGTTTGAGCCGGACGAACTGTTCACGCGGTATCCCCGTTGTTGGCCAGGGGAAATCAACAACCGCGTGAATGTGTGGATGCCAATCCAAACGCTCACGGTTGAACGTCGTTTCCATCGAATAGAGGCCGCCTGTAATCCAGCTCTTGTTTGAACGCTGGAAAGACTTCCACTGCGCTCTCAGCTCTTTGTATGTCTTCGCCGTCAACCGCTGCTGATTCGGAACGGTGAGCGTGAGAAACGTTGGATTCTTCATCGCCGCAAGAATCTCGCGGGCGGGTTCCCGATAGTGCTCCAGGCGGGCCGCGTTGCACAACGGACAAAGACGGTGATTGCAACCGATGGGAACCGCCACCACCCGCGAGTTGCAACACGTCGGTTTGAAGCCGATCCACTCCGATTGACAGGCCGAGAGCCGCCGATAGTCCCTGGCTGCGCTCCAGGGGCCTTTATCGGCCTCAGAAACCCCCTCCCAGGCCCTGGAGAGGTCTTTCTCCTGATTCCTTATGGCAACGCCCCGTAGCGTCTCCCTGAGCTGAGCGTGGAGCCGTTTTTTGCCCGCCCACTTGCTGGCAGCCTCCAGGCGGGCCGCTAAAGATTGGCCAAGACTCAGTTTTGTATCACTTGTTGCTAGATAAATGCATTTATCAAGTGAACGCGTTGCGGAGCCGCTCTTAGGCGTGCGGGGGCTGCGCCGGGGGTTCTGGTTCCGGTACAGCCCTGGATGAAGTTTGCGCTCTACGAGAGCCATGCGCCCTCCGTAGAGCCGTTCTTCCGCGCCAACGGCGCGGGGACAGCTTTTTTATTCCGACTCCGGCAGTGAGGAAGACCGCAAAAGCGCAGAGCGGTGCTTCCCTGGGCGTGCGTGCCGTCTGTCGTCGCCAGTTGGTGAGCTGTCCAGGAACACCAGAGCTGACACTGAGGGGTCACACGCCCAGGAAACTTATGGCGCTGAGGATGCAGATCCGCGGGTTTTGTAGTGACCGCATTCCGCTTGAATGAAACTGATGCAGATAATTTTGGCTGCTGCGCGTTCGCTAAACTTCGCATGAGCCATCGATATCAGGCCAGCTCAAGAACAAAGAAAACGAATCAATTTTCTGCCTTGAAAAGGCCGAGTGGCGTTAGGAAAATATGGAGTTTTCTGCGAAATAATGCAGCAACTGAATCAGAAAATTCGAGAGTTTTCTGATTTATTGATTCCGCGTCGCGCTCCTAGCCCTTGCTGCCTGTTGTGTTGCGTATTTCGCAGTTAGTTTGAATTGCAAACCCGCAAGCGCATCCGCTAGACGAACGTTGCGTGCTTTCGGAGATTTCACTCTTGAAAGAAATGTACGATCTGAGAGCAACACCTTTGCCTGATCTAAATATCTCCACAAAAACTCAACTGCTTCAGGAAAATCCGGCTTTAGATAGCGAAGGTTGTCTTCCAAACTGCGACTCTTGGCATATCGCTCTAATCGAGTGAGAGCAAGGCAAAGCGGTCTCAGCCGCTCTGAAGTTTCGAGCAAGACCGGCCAATCCGATCGATCCAGCTTGGCGGGACGACCGGCCTTTTGTGCAGGCAAAAGCGTCTTCACCGCTTCCTTCATCAGGCCGCGCACTATCCCAGGCTCTTCTAGTTGAGCGCGAATCGCGCGGGATGCCTCGACCATTTGTTCCGCGCTTATCCCAGATTCGGCAATTACTTCGTAAAAGTAATCTTCGAGAATCGCTGGATTTCCCCTCGCTTGGAGTATGACGGACGCCATCGTGGGGGTAACTTTGAATGACAGACGATCCGGGGTCAACAACTCACTTGCGCTAGTGACCATGGTTAGGCCAAGAGCTGCCAGGTCTAGCAGGGAGAGCTCACCACGAAAGCCATCCATAAGGTGCGCTGGAAACATTTGCAGTTGCAGCGCGGCAAGCGCTTTTGCGGTTCGTCGAACCTCAGCTTCATTCACTATTACACCCATGCAGAAGCAGACTAGTGCTGCCGTCCAAGTTTTTGTCGAATTTGAGCAGAGACATCCATGCTGTCGAGCTTCTTTTCAGCAAAGAGAAAGAGGCATCTTCCGTTGCTGCGCTTTTCCCATAGTTCGCCGAGCGCTCGCTTCTCATTCGAGTCATCGTTGGTAGCGAAGCCATCGCCCTTGTATTCCACGACCAAGACGCGGCCATCGGTAAGCTGCGCTACAAAGTCCGGATAGAAGCGATCCGTGGCTGTCTGCAACCAAAAGGAGGCCGTCGGCTGCTTTGAAAGATTGCGAACCCAGTATTTGACGTTCGGCTCTGCGTCGAGTGCCAGCGCACAATCAAACTCTTCGCCGCTCGACTTCATCTCTCCCGGCAACGGATAAAAATGTTTAGTGAAGCGATACGAACCCTGATAGAGCGAACTTGCTGGGTAAATCAGCGGGTCGAAATGAAATGCGTATTCGTCTCGATCATCGGTCACAGACAAATCCAACAAGGCTTGATAGTCCTTGTTGTAGGCCGCTTGTCGGGATTGCTCGATCAGTTCGCCCAGCTTTCTTGCGAGAATGAACTTTGCCCGTACTAGCGCTGGGAGGCCGAGTCCGTCTTTTTGCAACAATCCTCTTACTGCTTGGAGCAGCCAAGCCGCCAATGTTCCTTGATTCACGTCTTGCTGGCGAAGCTGTCTATCCAGCCAGCGCACTAGATCGGCATCAGTCCAATCAGCAGCCAGCAGATTTAGGTCTAGCTGCTGCTCCCCCATTAGCTTGTAGACGACCCGGCTTCCCTCTACGTCAAATTCGAACGTCTTGGAGGAATCGTTGAATTGGAATGCGCTCAGGTCTGCTGGATAGTCGAGCAGGTTCCAATTCGTTGCGTTGAGCACCAATTCTTTATCGAATAGCTCTAGCTCGCCCTGGTATTCAACCCAAAGGCGCGGTACTGAAAAACTCTCACCTCGATCCGATGGCGACGGCTCACGATGGAGCAGAGCGTTATGGTCGTCAATCTTCTCCTTCACCATTGCCCTCGCAGCTTCCGAGACAACCGCCAACACTCTTTCCTCTACTGCCTCTGTTACCTTCGCTGTCAGCTTGATTTGAGTCTCGCCTGATTCGTTTGTGATGACGACGACGGCTTGCTGCTCCTCTGCTGACAGGCCGGATAGATCGGGAGCCTTTTCCACCACAAAGATCGGCGTAAAGAGTGAATCGCTCGGCTGATACGTTTCGATCAGTTGCGGAGCTTCTGCTGCTTCAAAGCCCATATCAATCAAGCTGTCTTTCAAATTCTTTGCGGCTTCCCCAAAGTGAGCACTGGCAACATGGGCATATGCCTTATTCAGTTCCAGAGCCTTGCGACGGCGAGCATAGGGCATACGCAACACTCGGCCTAATAGCTGCTCTACGTCGCGGCTGTTGCTGATATTTGCCGTGGAGCAGAAGACGTATGCGAACGAACAATCCCAGCCCTCTTTCAGTGCTTGCACGGTGATGACAACTTCAATCGGGCAGGTCTGAGCAAACAGGTTGATCTGGTCCAGTTCGCGCTGATCTCCTGTTGCGACCGCGATGGACTCAGCCGGAATCTGCTCACTTTCCAGAAGGTGCTGTTTCACGGCATCCACGTTTGCAGGCTTGTCTCTGCTCTCTGCCTGTATCAAAAGGATTGGGC encodes:
- a CDS encoding CDP-alcohol phosphatidyltransferase family protein → MTFLDQFRAAPNLLTLMRLFIIPFLVIEILDNNYRVAFGLFMLAGLSDALDGLLARWLSQRTTLGQYLDPIADKLLLSTLFVVLTHVGLIPRYVTVLVFSRDLGILLISTLLFATSTLRDFRPSILGKFNTLVQITGVVVVMIERLSSSLHLAAVRDGLLRAIAVLAPVSAAQYAWIVIRRVNSQQPTAV
- a CDS encoding tyrosine-type recombinase/integrase yields the protein MNQGKLTPLATITFADFIERYFVPNALPTLKQSTRKRYQTTLNYHLKPAFGQKRLCDISTLDIQSFVLSKFDSGSGWEVCNHLRNLMSKIFACAKKWGHFAGDNPATGIDLPEKVEVREKNALTWEQCQKLLAVLPEPIRTMAQVGIHAGLRVGEILGLRWQDVDFLKREIRIQQAAYRGSIGSPKTKGSKRTLPLPPPLAAALRRHYDASPQRDGLVFPTRTGMPFSDCTLLSRFIKPAGKQIGSPWLSWHTLRRTHATLLSHVGASPKEAQAQLGHAHMSTTMDIYTQPIPSHQRAAVERMSQLVTNGDELAATQPEPPLGSLCIQ
- a CDS encoding DEAD/DEAH box helicase is translated as MDIQLKDFQTATLNKLREYLGAVRLSNDPEQAFLKIARTENGATPRYNKIAGLESIPYVCLRLPTGGGKTIVGAYAIRVAAESYIEKDFPVVLWLVPSNTIRLQTADALKNTSHPYRMALDEAFDGRVRVFDISEIENIRPADIAQSVCVVVATIQTLRVEQTAGRDVYAHKEALEGHFTSAALATPGLEKIEGGNQNAGKVKYSFANLLKVHRPLIIMDEAHNARTPLTFDTLQRLSPCCIVELTATPSTHPQNGSNVLHRVSAAQLKAEAMIKLPIALTVHDAGWQQAIGDALRTRKRLATLAAGEPDYIRPILLIQAESRDKPANVDAVKQHLLESEQIPAESIAVATGDQRELDQINLFAQTCPIEVVITVQALKEGWDCSFAYVFCSTANISNSRDVEQLLGRVLRMPYARRRKALELNKAYAHVASAHFGEAAKNLKDSLIDMGFEAAEAPQLIETYQPSDSLFTPIFVVEKAPDLSGLSAEEQQAVVVITNESGETQIKLTAKVTEAVEERVLAVVSEAARAMVKEKIDDHNALLHREPSPSDRGESFSVPRLWVEYQGELELFDKELVLNATNWNLLDYPADLSAFQFNDSSKTFEFDVEGSRVVYKLMGEQQLDLNLLAADWTDADLVRWLDRQLRQQDVNQGTLAAWLLQAVRGLLQKDGLGLPALVRAKFILARKLGELIEQSRQAAYNKDYQALLDLSVTDDRDEYAFHFDPLIYPASSLYQGSYRFTKHFYPLPGEMKSSGEEFDCALALDAEPNVKYWVRNLSKQPTASFWLQTATDRFYPDFVAQLTDGRVLVVEYKGDGFATNDDSNEKRALGELWEKRSNGRCLFLFAEKKLDSMDVSAQIRQKLGRQH
- a CDS encoding protein rep gives rise to the protein MALVERKLHPGLYRNQNPRRSPRTPKSGSATRSLDKCIYLATSDTKLSLGQSLAARLEAASKWAGKKRLHAQLRETLRGVAIRNQEKDLSRAWEGVSEADKGPWSAARDYRRLSACQSEWIGFKPTCCNSRVVAVPIGCNHRLCPLCNAARLEHYREPAREILAAMKNPTFLTLTVPNQQRLTAKTYKELRAQWKSFQRSNKSWITGGLYSMETTFNRERLDWHPHIHAVVDFPWPTTGIPREQFVRLKRMIEFAWLRSVSKEARKHYKRSEFERWLRESAANAHSQDWNRRFRRVTHLRPVKGDNAVYEVIKYVTKSSRFLDIPQAVEEFLRAVRGVRVIQTFGTFYNFNSKLEAPITQEDIDALAAAGLDTKVSPGATAAAFLRCDCGKNKFERLGVYAMHDVEMGEDGRWLLRLTRGRQGSCRGSSLTHGGDIWG
- a CDS encoding RrF2 family transcriptional regulator, with the translated sequence MLRLTKKADYGLMALKYLAEQKGGSAHSAKDIAEAYHIPPQLLAKILQTLAKARLLVSHAGTNGGYALAKPATEISAVEVIRVIDGPLFITSCITIHGACDLTSTCTIKEPLRKVNDSIKELLSGIYIADLVETSEAEHPAAPVGGGLVSIAI